AGGGCATCACTGTATCAACCCAGAGGGCAAAGATGGCCTGTGGGCTTGTTGGCCTCTTTGATGTCGGTGGCCCCAGCATCTGGCCTAGGGAATCATAGTCATTAAACATCTAGGGAGGGACAAAGAGTTTACAGAGGCATGAAGTTCTCTCTGCTGAAGTAGATCTGGACAGCACTGTCTTTGGCCACAGGTAAGGTAGTTCCTGACTAGCCCTGCTCTTTGGAAGTCTCTCTGGCCCTGTCAAGGGCCTGAGACAAGAATACTGAGCAGACCAGAAGACATACCTACCAAAGCACTGAGGATACCAGGAGCCCTGGATATGGAGACTCTGAGATTCCCTGTCTAGAAAACCCTCACCTGCTTCCAAGGCCTTGGGGGCCACTCCCGGGAAAGCCTCCCTAGGGGTTTCCCTCAGGGGTAGCTGTTGGGGGCAGGGCGCAGGAAGCTTGGGATgggtacgtatgtgtgtgtgtgtgtgtgagagagagagagagagcgagctcacAGTGACAGTGAGGGTGGGAAGAACATGGAAGTAAGCAGCTCCCTGCCCCGCTGTCCACTGTGGAAATGGGAGGAGTCCAAGGACTCGGAGTCGGAACGTGGCTTTCAGGGTTTCCATGAGCACCTGTCCATTCAGCCACAACAGGAGAGCGTCCTTTGCTTAAAGCTTGGCTGGCTACCACTGTAGCTTTGACCATGTGCTCAGAGACAGTAGACAGGGAACCGTGGCTCTGCTGTCCCCTTCAGCAGGGGACCCCTGCCCAGTGCTGGCGTATACGCAGCAACAGTCACATGGAGGACTGTGATCTGAGGACACAGACCTTGACCTCCGCTCTTGTCTTTGGCCCTGTGATGGCCATTTTCCACAGGCCTCCTCCTGCTGCCGCCCTATTCAGTCCTGTTAACCAGCTGACCACTCATTGTCTTTTCTCCCCAGGACAGCTGCTGCCTGGGACAGGTGACACCAGTGCCCAACTAGGGCAAAGGCCCCCGCCCCGTGGGCCAGGATCATGAAAGGCCTCGGTGACAGCCGCCCCCGCCACCTCTCCGACAGCCTGGACCCACCTCATGAGCCCCTCTTTGCCGGGCCTGACCGCAACCCCTACCTGCTGTCGCCCACCGAGGCCTTTGCCCGGGAAGCCCGTTTCCCTGGGCAAAACACACTGCCGGGGGATGGGCTCTTCCCACTCAACAACCAGCTGCCCCCACCAAGCAGCACCTTTCCCCGGATCCACTACAACTCCCACTTTGAGGTGCCCGAGGAAAGTCCGTTCCCCAGCCATGCCCAAGCCACCAAGATCAACCGGCTGCCTGCCAACCTCCTGGACCAGTTTGAGAAACAACTGCCTATCCACCGGGATGGTTTCAGCACCCTCCAGTTCCCCCGGGGCGAGGCCAAGGCCCGGGGTGAGAGTCCTGGCCGCATTCGCCACCTGGTCCACTCCGTCCAGCGTCTCTTCTTCACTAAGGCACCCTCGATGGAGGGCACCACGGGCAAGGTGGGTGGCAACGGCGGCAAGAAAGGTGTCCTGGAGGACGGGAAAGGCCGGAGGGCCAAAAGCAAGGAACGGGCCAAGGCTGGGGAGCCCAAACGGCGAAGCCGCTCCAACATCTCGGGCTGGTGGAGTTCCGATGACAACCTGGACGGTGAGGGTGGTGCCTTCCGCAGCGGCCCTGCCTCGGGGCTGATGACTCTGGGCCGCCAGCCAGAACGTACCCAGCCCCGCTACTTCATGCACGCCTACAACACCATCAGCGGACACATGCTCAAAACCACCAAGAACACTACCACCGAGCTGACTGCCCCACCACCCCCGCCTGCTCCCCCTGCTACCTGTCCCAGCCTTGGAGTGGGCACTGACACCAACTATGTCAAACGTGGTTCCTGGTCCACTCTGACCCTCAGCCATGCCCACGAGGTCTGCCAGAAGACCTCAGCCACTTTGGATAAGAGCCTGCTGAAGTCCAAATCCTGTCACCAGGGTTTGGCCTACCATTACTTGCAggtaggggtgggggcgggggcgggggggcggggcaggtgggcggggcggggcagggcaggtgggtggggcggggcggggcagggtgGCTATGGTTTGGGGTCCCAGCTGGAGCACAGATGAGACGGCTTCACACTAAGCACCGCTTCTCTCAATTGTGGAATCAGAGGTTGGGGACCTTTTAATAAGAGGATCCCTGTGCTCACAATGTTCTCAGCAGGTGTGTTAATCAGGCCCTTGGGAACCCAGCCCCGGAGAGACTGAACTATGTCCCTGCCCTTTAGATGACAGATCTAGAAGCTGTACCATCCCTCCCTGCTCCCAGGACCAACACATGACATTTTCATGGTCATCTTCCTGCCACTCCCTTGAGACTGGATTTTCCTGGAGGACACAGACCACATTTGATGCAGCCATATGTCCCCCAATGCCCAGGACAGGGTCTGGCAGGGAGGAAGTGCTCAGAAAGAGTAGATGGACAAGTGGGTGCTGAGGCCACCACAGCTAGAAATAAGGAAGTCACAGTCCTGAGGGCCAGGAACAGGCGGTGGTTGGTGTGGGTAAGGGACTGCCTAGGGCccagccccaaggcctgacacacAGGGGTGGAGGGAGGTTTGTCCAGAGGAATTCACACAGTGAAGCTTTGCAGCCTGAGGGCAGCCAAAGACTCCAGCATTGGTGCTGCACAGTGAGGTGGGGCGGGGTCCTGCATGGTGGGTGTGTAGACGGAGTCCAATGGTAGAAGTGACAGGGACGGATCCCACACGGGAGGGGCTGCTCTTATAAGAAATGAGCACTTTGTCCCCAGGATGTGCAAGCACGGGCCTGACTGGCATGCAGAAGCCACATCAAATGCATTATGAAAAGATGAACTCCAAGGTGCGACAAGGCTCACCTTCTCGTCATTCTCTATACAACCCCAGGGACAGTGACAcagtgggggaggggtatgttttcACAGTAGCAGGAAATTGAAATTGAGGCAGCCTTTTAGATATATTGAGGGGTTTCGTGGCTGTCCATCTGCTACCTTAGTTTAGACGTTTAGGGGCAGTGTGTGACCTGCACTCTCCACTCTGTGTGGATTTTGTCTGATTGTAGGAAACGCTTTCGAGACACCGGGAGGGGACTCTGGGCCCTGCGGGCTTGTGCTGCCTGCTGGATAGCAGAGTGAACAGGGACGATCAAGGTCCGATTCCCTGGGGATAGTGTGAATGGGGTGACTAGCTGGCTAGGTGGTCGGCTGGGGTTTGAGGAAAGGCTGAGTTTGGGAAGCAGGTCCTTTGCAGGAAGTAGCTACTGGTATCAAGGGTACAAGGGTGGGTGTGGGACCATCCAACCATGCTGAACAGGAGTGCGCCTTTGAATTCCTGATAGAGGGCTTGCTGCATCCAGAAACCTGTAGACCCAGCATTCTCTGGGAGGAGAGCAGCCTCCCCATGCGGTGGCAATCTTATGACATAATGTATGTGCCCAGGTGCCGTGGCTGCACAGGGGTTTGCCACATGAATCATCTCCGTGTGCACATGCTGGTGTGTGTTCTTGCATAGGGGGGAAGTATGCTGGGAGTGTCTGTCGAGGAACATGAGAGCAGGCCAGGTGTGTGCCTGCTCTGAGTGTGCTAAGATGTATATAGGGCACGGCTCCAGCTTCTGGAGCATGTCCGTGCCATGATGTGCCCAAGGTGACCATGTATCCAAGAGTGGACCAAGGGACCGGAGTGTAGACTGCACATCCCACTACCCCAGAGTAGCTGACAATGACAGACATGGAACAGCCACTTGAAACAGGATCACCAACTGTGCACAGCACTTCCCTCTATCACAGACGGGTTTAAAACAAAGACTGTTGATTCTGGGACTTCACACTCACATTGATGTACTGGGGGGATCCATCCAGGGACCTCTAAAGACCATTGTAGAACCAGGCTcagactccaggtcttgggggTCTCTCTGTGGGAGACCTCTTTCCTTTGGAACTGGTGTTCTCACCGTAGGCTCCTATTCTGTCTCCTGAAGTGTCACTAGAGGAAATGGGACACAAGGAATGCTGGGTAAAATGTAGCTGCAGTGAGGCCATCTCTGGGATCACGGGAGTGGGAAGTTTTGCTGGCACAAACCCAGCTTGAAATGGAATGGACTTGGGTAAGGTCAGGCGCTCGAGCCATGGCAGAGAGACTTCTAGAACCCAGGTAGTCTTCCCGGCCCAGGGCTTGCTGTTGCTGGGTGATCGAGGACGGGAAAGCCCACAGTGAAGGCTCAAGCTGTCAAAGTAGAAATGGGTCTGTGAGACCCTATTCTCTGACCGGCTGGAAACCTGGCTGGCCCCTAGGTCCCATCTGAGTCTCGTCTCTGGAAATTCCAGGTGCCCGGCGGAGGGGGAGAGTGGAGCACCACGCTGCTGTCCCCTCGAGATATGGATAGCACCGCTGAGGGGCCGATCCCGTGCCGGCGCATGCGCAGTGGCAGCTATATCAAGGCCATGGGCGACGAAGACAGTGATGAGTCTGGAGGTGGTAGCCCCAAGCCTTCTCCCAAGACTGCGGCACGGCGTCAGAGCTATCTGAGGGCCACGCAGCAGTCCCTGGGAGAGCAGAGCAACCCCCGCAGGTGAGTAGCCCATCCTCAGGTCTAGAACTACAGCCCTGCTGGAGCCCCACCCCTTCGTGTATGCCACGCCCCTTGGGAGTACTGTCCAGAATTGAACCCTGTAGGATCTACCACTTTAACTTAATGGGAGGCCTGTCTTAACAGTATATCCCGGAGGAAGGTCTCAGAACTTGTAATCCTATCCTTAAACCAGCTGAGTCCCCTGGGTGAGCCTCACACTGTACATACCCTATGTCTCTCCGGAGCCTGGCCCTCCTCCCCTTTGGCCACTGTAGCAGAAACCTGGCCTACAGATGGATCCTGTTTCTCGGCTCTCACTCAGGTCCAAGTGAATACCACCCCCCCCCATAAGAGTTTCCTCATGCTTAGGTAAGCCCTGCCTGCTAACAACTTGTCCTCTAAATAGCCCCACTTACAATTAAGCCCTGCTCAGTTGTAATTAGCTAAATTCTGCCACAGGAGTCATATGCACAAGTAAGTTCACTCCTGTGGCGGAGTTACCCCAGGGTCCTTTGCCCTTCGTAACTAGAGCCAGCCTTGGCGAGAGGGATCAGTTATAGGAATGGTTGCTGTCTGTTGACCCTGGTC
This Rattus norvegicus strain BN/NHsdMcwi chromosome 3, GRCr8, whole genome shotgun sequence DNA region includes the following protein-coding sequences:
- the Dlgap4 gene encoding disks large-associated protein 4 isoform X2, producing MKGLGDSRPRHLSDSLDPPHEPLFAGPDRNPYLLSPTEAFAREARFPGQNTLPGDGLFPLNNQLPPPSSTFPRIHYNSHFEVPEESPFPSHAQATKINRLPANLLDQFEKQLPIHRDGFSTLQFPRGEAKARGESPGRIRHLVHSVQRLFFTKAPSMEGTTGKVGGNGGKKGVLEDGKGRRAKSKERAKAGEPKRRSRSNISGWWSSDDNLDGEGGAFRSGPASGLMTLGRQPERTQPRYFMHAYNTISGHMLKTTKNTTTELTAPPPPPAPPATCPSLGVGTDTNYVKRGSWSTLTLSHAHEVCQKTSATLDKSLLKSKSCHQGLAYHYLQVPGGGGEWSTTLLSPRDMDSTAEGPIPCRRMRSGSYIKAMGDEDSDESGGGSPKPSPKTAARRQSYLRATQQSLGEQSNPRRSLDRLDSVDMPLPSKYPSWEEDYNPISDSLNDSGCISQVFGQASLIPQLFGHDQQVREADLSDQYEAACESACSEAESTAAEALDLSLPSYFRSRSHSYLRAIQAGCSQEEDSVSLQSLSPPPSTGSLSNSRTLPSSSCLVAYKKTPPPVPPRTTSKPFISVTVQSSTESAQDTYLDSQDHKSEVTSQSGLSNSSDSLDSSTRPPSVTRGGITPGPEAPEPPPKHAALKSEHGTLTSSESHSEAVPKRKLSSIGIQERTRRSGSHLSEDNGPKAIDVMAPSSELTAFSQCQKRSPVPLPNSSPSGFR
- the Dlgap4 gene encoding disks large-associated protein 4 isoform X3: MKGLGDSRPRHLSDSLDPPHEPLFAGPDRNPYLLSPTEAFAREARFPGQNTLPGDGLFPLNNQLPPPSSTFPRIHYNSHFEVPEESPFPSHAQATKINRLPANLLDQFEKQLPIHRDGFSTLQFPRGEAKARGESPGRIRHLVHSVQRLFFTKAPSMEGTTGKVGGNGGKKGVLEDGKGRRAKSKERAKAGEPKRRSRSNISGWWSSDDNLDGEGGAFRSGPASGLMTLGRQPERTQPRYFMHAYNTISGHMLKTTKNTTTELTAPPPPPAPPATCPSLGVGTDTNYVKRGSWSTLTLSHAHEVCQKTSATLDKSLLKSKSCHQGLAYHYLQVPGGGGEWSTTLLSPRDMDSTAEGPIPCRRMRSGSYIKAMGDEDSDESGGGSPKPSPKTAARRQSYLRATQQSLGEQSNPRRSLDRLDSVDMPLPSKYPSWEEDYNPISDSLNDSGCISQVFGQASLIPQLFGHDQQVREADLSDQYEAACESACSEAESTAAEALDLSLPSYFRSRSHSYLRAIQAGCSQEEDSVSLQSLSPPPSTGSLSNSRTLPSSSCLVAYKKTPPPVPPRTTSKPFISVTVQSSTESAQDTYLDSQDHKSEVTSQSGLSNSSDSLDSSTRPPSVTRGGITPGPEAPEPPPKHAALKSEHGTLTSSESHSEAVPKRKLSSIGIQKQRPLSQHVLPSGH